From a region of the Butyrivibrio sp. AE3004 genome:
- a CDS encoding tRNA lysidine(34) synthetase has protein sequence MSKKEILTFKEKVEHDIIKKFRKEIWCKFTKAINEYNLIVDGDVIAVCISGGKDSMLMAKLFQELARHGKHNFEVKFLVMNPGYNDENYKNILHNADILGVPITTFESQIFNITDTIEGSPCYPCARMRRGALYSKAQELGCNKIALGHHFDDVIETILMGMLYGAQMQTMMPKLHSTNFPGMELIRPMYLIREEDIIKWRDYEGLKFIACACRLTEALAIEEQPSLTSKRAEVKTLIKEMKKTNPYVESNIFRSPENVSLATVVCYKDKDGKRHSFLDEY, from the coding sequence ATGAGTAAAAAAGAAATACTTACTTTTAAAGAAAAGGTTGAGCACGATATTATCAAAAAATTCAGAAAGGAAATCTGGTGTAAATTTACCAAGGCAATTAACGAGTATAATCTCATAGTTGATGGGGATGTAATAGCTGTATGTATCTCCGGAGGAAAAGACTCTATGCTTATGGCAAAGCTCTTTCAGGAGTTGGCAAGACATGGCAAGCACAATTTTGAAGTGAAATTTCTTGTTATGAACCCTGGGTACAACGATGAAAACTATAAAAATATTTTGCATAATGCGGATATTCTTGGCGTTCCCATCACAACCTTTGAATCTCAGATTTTTAATATTACGGATACTATTGAGGGATCACCATGTTATCCGTGTGCCAGGATGAGAAGAGGTGCTTTGTATTCAAAGGCACAGGAACTTGGCTGTAATAAGATTGCACTGGGACATCATTTTGATGATGTTATTGAAACTATCCTGATGGGAATGCTATATGGTGCCCAGATGCAGACTATGATGCCGAAGCTTCACAGCACTAATTTTCCGGGGATGGAACTTATAAGACCAATGTATCTTATAAGAGAGGAAGATATAATTAAGTGGCGTGATTATGAAGGATTAAAATTCATTGCATGTGCATGCAGACTGACCGAAGCGCTTGCTATAGAGGAACAACCCTCTCTTACCAGTAAACGTGCTGAGGTTAAGACCCTGATAAAAGAGATGAAGAAAACGAATCCCTATGTGGAATCAAATATTTTCAGAAGTCCTGAGAATGTTTCTCTTGCAACTGTAGTATGTTATAAGGATAAAGACGGTAAACGTCATAGCTTCCTTGATGAGTATTGA